The following are encoded together in the Methylomonas methanica MC09 genome:
- the lysM gene encoding peptidoglycan-binding protein LysM: MGLFDFVKDIGHKLFSSDADAAEKITAHILANNPGIENLGIIYKDGQATVIGTTRSAEAAQKAVLMAGNIKGVSEVVAKIDIVDDGGTGVDATAALEPQNVEYYLIQSGDSLSKIAKKYYGNGNDYPKIFEANREVIKDPDLIFPGQKIRIPLP; encoded by the coding sequence ATGGGATTATTCGATTTTGTAAAAGACATCGGGCATAAATTATTCAGCAGCGACGCCGATGCCGCGGAAAAAATTACCGCGCATATTCTTGCCAACAACCCCGGTATTGAAAATCTGGGGATTATTTACAAAGACGGTCAAGCCACGGTAATCGGCACCACCCGAAGCGCGGAAGCCGCGCAAAAAGCGGTTTTGATGGCCGGCAATATTAAAGGCGTTAGCGAAGTCGTCGCTAAAATAGACATCGTTGACGACGGCGGGACGGGTGTCGATGCCACGGCGGCATTAGAGCCGCAAAACGTGGAATATTATCTGATTCAAAGCGGCGATTCCTTATCCAAAATCGCCAAGAAATATTACGGCAACGGCAATGACTACCCTAAGATATTCGAAGCCAACCGGGAGGTCATTAAAGACCCGGATTTAATCTTTCCAGGTCAAAAAATCAGAATCCCATTGCCTTAA
- a CDS encoding lipopolysaccharide biosynthesis protein, whose product MLSLLKQKRLLGDAFWALAGQLVSALALLAGTRMLTELVAPDVFGYVALLSGFVALGVAVFSYPFICAGMRMLPECNNQQQRFALHQAVFGLTARSTALAMAVLLLGGAVSCYVNDSEIGLYALTGLLLAVTVRRELGIQLLIGERRQRGASFWQTTDSLLRPLLAIGMVYWAGPNPGAILLGYIVASVASNTLWSIVHGADSESRSASQPRLIAQLRRSVWVYALPLIPMEMIFWVNGVGDRYVIGYFLSAADVGLYAAVYTIINEAFNRSAMVLLRTFQPAYFHAFAGGNGREAFAVLKFWLSAIVALGVVGTGLVLLCKSWVADLLLAQSYHSAVGLMPAIAMGSALHALGTVVAQPLLAKKNTKAVLKGRLCGAVAAAVSLPLLVALYGLPGAAIANPVYFGIEALVLALLAKPWRKPTGMHRVAIATMAADLNPAPLSNS is encoded by the coding sequence ATGTTGAGCCTGTTGAAACAAAAACGCTTGTTGGGCGATGCGTTCTGGGCCTTGGCCGGACAACTGGTTTCCGCCTTGGCGCTGTTGGCGGGTACCCGCATGCTGACCGAACTGGTTGCGCCCGACGTGTTCGGCTACGTGGCCTTGTTGAGCGGATTCGTGGCCTTGGGTGTCGCGGTGTTTTCTTATCCGTTTATTTGCGCCGGCATGCGTATGTTGCCGGAATGCAATAATCAGCAGCAACGCTTTGCCCTGCACCAGGCAGTGTTCGGTTTGACGGCGCGTTCCACTGCGCTGGCCATGGCTGTTTTGCTGCTGGGCGGTGCAGTGTCTTGTTACGTCAATGACAGCGAAATAGGCCTGTACGCTTTGACCGGCCTGCTGCTGGCCGTCACCGTGCGGCGAGAGTTGGGCATCCAGTTGTTGATAGGCGAACGTAGACAACGAGGCGCCAGCTTTTGGCAAACCACCGATAGTCTGTTGCGGCCATTATTGGCGATAGGCATGGTGTATTGGGCCGGCCCCAATCCGGGGGCGATTTTACTGGGTTATATCGTGGCCAGCGTGGCGTCCAATACGCTTTGGAGCATCGTGCACGGTGCCGATTCGGAAAGTCGGTCGGCCAGTCAGCCGCGCTTGATCGCTCAGCTCAGACGCAGTGTCTGGGTGTATGCCTTGCCCTTGATACCGATGGAGATGATTTTTTGGGTGAACGGCGTCGGCGACCGTTATGTGATCGGCTATTTTCTGAGCGCCGCGGACGTGGGTTTATATGCCGCCGTCTACACCATTATCAACGAAGCCTTCAACCGTAGCGCCATGGTGTTGCTGCGCACGTTTCAACCGGCCTATTTTCACGCATTCGCCGGCGGCAATGGCCGCGAAGCCTTCGCTGTATTGAAGTTCTGGCTATCCGCGATAGTGGCTTTGGGCGTTGTCGGCACCGGCTTGGTGCTGCTGTGCAAAAGCTGGGTCGCTGATTTGTTGCTGGCCCAAAGTTATCACTCGGCGGTTGGCTTGATGCCGGCCATTGCCATGGGTTCGGCCCTGCATGCGCTGGGAACCGTGGTTGCGCAGCCTTTGCTGGCAAAAAAAAATACTAAGGCGGTATTGAAAGGCCGGCTGTGCGGCGCTGTTGCGGCGGCCGTCAGTCTGCCTTTGTTAGTGGCGCTTTACGGTTTGCCAGGCGCCGCCATCGCCAACCCGGTGTATTTCGGTATCGAAGCTCTGGTGCTGGCGCTGTTGGCCAAACCCTGGCGTAAGCCCACCGGTATGCATCGTGTTGCAATCGCCACGATGGCGGCCGACTTAAATCCCGCTCCGCTTAGCAATAGTTAA
- a CDS encoding DUF937 domain-containing protein: MNIFQSLLGGQNSQLVEQLAKQAGLDSADVQKILGQVLPALSSGIKQNTASGNGLQNLMQALQNGNHAKYLENPEVLAEPSATAEGNAILGHILGSKDDSRNLARHAAEVTGADENIVKKLLPLVAATAMGALSKKTGQANLKDADSPDLGNLLVSFLDTNNDGNITDDLFNIAKKLF; this comes from the coding sequence ATGAATATATTCCAATCACTCCTGGGCGGCCAAAATTCCCAGCTGGTCGAGCAACTGGCTAAACAAGCCGGACTTGACTCCGCCGATGTGCAAAAAATTCTGGGACAGGTTTTGCCGGCCTTATCCAGCGGTATCAAACAAAACACGGCTAGCGGCAACGGCCTGCAAAACTTGATGCAGGCCTTACAAAACGGCAACCACGCCAAGTACCTGGAAAACCCCGAAGTATTAGCCGAACCCTCGGCAACCGCTGAAGGCAATGCCATTCTGGGCCACATTCTGGGCAGTAAGGACGACAGCCGAAATTTAGCCCGCCATGCGGCGGAAGTTACCGGCGCGGACGAAAACATCGTCAAAAAACTATTGCCATTAGTGGCGGCAACCGCCATGGGCGCCTTAAGCAAAAAAACCGGGCAAGCCAATTTGAAAGATGCCGATAGCCCGGACTTAGGAAATCTGTTAGTTTCTTTTTTAGATACCAACAACGACGGCAATATAACCGACGATTTGTTCAATATCGCCAAAAAGCTTTTTTAG
- a CDS encoding glycosyltransferase, giving the protein MTKVGLIVPTLNAGGGWQAWLQALAQQTRQPDKLLLIDSSSRDETVPLAYDYGFEIKIIAKNEFNHGGTRQWGVEHLAGMDIIVFLTQDAILADATAVERLVSVFENTQVATAYGRQLPHKNAGPIAAHARLFNYPAASQLRGLEDRDRFGIKTAFTSNSFAAYRRSALMQVGGFPAHTIMNEDTYVVGKMLRAGWKIAYCAEAQVFHSHDYGFAEEFKRYFDIGVFHSETAWLQRDFGGATGEGLRYIRSELFYLLKYAPSLIPFAWLRTGLKWLGYKLGVSYRRLPLAIQRGLSMHKGYWQEKPKQIFEVPEGVSSCE; this is encoded by the coding sequence ATGACTAAAGTCGGATTGATTGTTCCTACTTTAAATGCCGGTGGCGGCTGGCAAGCTTGGCTGCAGGCCCTGGCGCAACAGACTCGCCAGCCGGACAAATTGCTATTGATAGACTCGTCGTCCAGAGACGAAACCGTCCCATTGGCGTACGATTACGGATTTGAAATCAAGATTATTGCTAAAAACGAGTTCAATCATGGAGGTACCCGGCAATGGGGTGTCGAGCATCTGGCGGGCATGGATATTATCGTGTTTCTGACCCAGGATGCGATATTGGCGGACGCTACCGCAGTCGAACGGCTGGTTTCCGTATTCGAAAATACCCAGGTGGCCACGGCCTACGGCCGGCAATTGCCGCATAAAAATGCCGGGCCGATAGCGGCGCACGCCCGTTTATTCAATTATCCCGCCGCCAGCCAGTTGCGCGGATTGGAAGATCGCGACCGGTTCGGTATTAAAACCGCATTTACGTCCAATTCCTTCGCGGCCTATCGCCGTAGCGCCTTGATGCAGGTCGGCGGTTTTCCGGCCCATACCATCATGAACGAAGATACCTACGTGGTGGGTAAAATGTTGCGGGCAGGCTGGAAGATTGCCTATTGCGCGGAGGCGCAGGTGTTTCATTCGCACGATTACGGATTTGCAGAAGAGTTTAAACGTTATTTCGATATCGGTGTTTTTCACTCTGAAACTGCTTGGCTGCAGCGGGATTTTGGCGGTGCCACCGGCGAAGGATTGCGATATATCCGCTCGGAACTGTTTTACTTGTTGAAATATGCGCCCAGCCTGATTCCGTTTGCCTGGCTCAGAACCGGCCTTAAATGGCTGGGATACAAATTGGGTGTTTCCTACCGCCGTTTGCCGCTGGCAATACAACGCGGTTTGAGTATGCACAAAGGCTATTGGCAGGAGAAACCAAAACAAATTTTCGAGGTGCCGGAAGGCGTCTCCTCTTGCGAATGA
- a CDS encoding glycosyltransferase family 4 protein, whose protein sequence is MQVGIVTTHVPPAKGYGGVSVTCGVLTKAWVKSGHKLALVAADESIDGRLRVEDVDVGTGVDVRLYRCYGFRRWGFGLGAIPKILNLCLQAPVVYIHGIATWPATLAALFCCALRKPFMVAVHGGLMPEHVDLIHQRKPHKWWYYKLLTFPTLRRALAVHCTSDTEAAGVRAVLGEQARILLVPNGIDAREFDVAAYPSGEGMQLCFLGHVQQEKGINAFIRAWLKIRRPKDRLVVAGRSVDGQYFREFQALLEQSGGAITYRGYLPRNQVLQLLAESHFLVLPSGLEQAGGMRENFGNVVAEAMAAGRPVLAAKGLAWDHLASVGAGFVFERNEASVCEALRSAQALDVAQWQAMSKCGRSYVEQQLNPVRLGERVWQVLTQRKPAVKIAQRISKGGVL, encoded by the coding sequence ATGCAAGTAGGGATTGTTACCACTCACGTGCCGCCGGCCAAAGGCTATGGCGGGGTGTCCGTGACGTGCGGGGTGTTGACCAAGGCCTGGGTGAAAAGCGGCCATAAACTGGCGCTGGTTGCCGCCGACGAATCGATAGACGGCCGTTTACGGGTCGAAGACGTGGATGTCGGTACTGGCGTGGATGTCAGGTTGTATCGTTGTTATGGGTTTAGACGCTGGGGCTTCGGCTTGGGCGCGATACCAAAAATTCTCAATTTATGTCTGCAGGCGCCGGTGGTGTATATCCACGGCATTGCTACCTGGCCGGCTACCTTGGCCGCGCTGTTTTGCTGTGCGTTGCGCAAGCCGTTCATGGTGGCGGTGCACGGCGGTTTGATGCCGGAGCATGTGGATTTGATCCACCAACGTAAACCGCATAAATGGTGGTATTACAAGTTACTGACTTTTCCGACCCTGCGCCGGGCCTTGGCCGTGCATTGCACCAGCGATACCGAAGCCGCCGGAGTGCGCGCTGTATTGGGCGAGCAAGCGCGTATTTTGCTGGTGCCTAACGGCATCGATGCGCGCGAGTTCGACGTTGCCGCTTACCCTTCGGGCGAGGGCATGCAGCTGTGTTTTTTAGGGCATGTGCAACAGGAAAAAGGTATCAACGCCTTTATCCGGGCCTGGTTAAAAATCCGCCGACCCAAGGATCGCCTGGTAGTTGCGGGTCGTAGCGTGGACGGTCAATACTTCCGGGAATTTCAAGCGTTACTGGAACAGTCAGGCGGCGCGATAACCTACCGCGGTTATTTGCCGCGCAACCAAGTGTTGCAGTTATTGGCGGAAAGCCATTTTCTGGTGTTGCCCTCCGGTTTGGAGCAGGCCGGCGGTATGCGGGAAAACTTCGGTAATGTAGTGGCCGAAGCCATGGCGGCCGGCAGGCCGGTCTTGGCGGCCAAAGGCTTGGCCTGGGACCATTTGGCGTCCGTGGGAGCGGGATTCGTATTCGAGCGAAACGAAGCGTCGGTATGCGAGGCATTGCGGTCGGCTCAAGCGCTGGATGTCGCTCAATGGCAAGCCATGTCCAAATGCGGGCGCAGCTATGTGGAACAGCAATTAAACCCGGTCAGACTGGGCGAACGGGTTTGGCAAGTGCTGACCCAGCGCAAGCCGGCCGTCAAAATTGCCCAACGAATCAGCAAAGGCGGGGTTTTATGA
- a CDS encoding methyltransferase domain-containing protein, whose translation MTYVSTLSGSYGELLHSCVSCGGEQIRYWRDKRYQYTRGDTEKVFQIYRCKRCGTGFLNQPPHPRWLQSIYQYSGQALTQPVSLADVLGREVEFPNCSVDAERVAQLADKLNLSGSQRALDVGSGFGFYTQALRVKGYDTVSINPGQYENRVFKAMNGDEPLQMMFEQYQTEQKFGVVVMSQVLEHLLQPDSAIKKVAGLLVNGGVYACAVPNFNSFLVKLLGTRDNACLWVPEHVNYFTENGLRHLLARHGLEIIKVEQVTRIRPDALSKRLKLSGRPAALLDDLVKRIQQPFAGIMNGLGLGIYINVYAVKTA comes from the coding sequence ATGACATACGTATCCACACTTTCAGGCAGTTACGGCGAGCTGTTACACAGCTGCGTCAGTTGCGGCGGCGAGCAGATCCGCTATTGGCGGGATAAACGTTATCAGTACACTCGGGGGGACACGGAAAAGGTGTTTCAAATCTATCGCTGCAAGCGCTGCGGTACCGGCTTTTTGAATCAACCGCCGCATCCGCGGTGGTTGCAGAGTATTTATCAATATTCCGGGCAGGCTTTGACGCAGCCCGTCAGTTTGGCGGATGTGCTGGGCCGGGAAGTCGAATTTCCCAATTGCAGCGTCGATGCCGAACGGGTTGCCCAGTTGGCCGATAAGTTGAATTTATCCGGTAGCCAACGGGCGCTGGATGTAGGGTCCGGATTCGGCTTTTACACGCAGGCCCTGCGGGTCAAGGGCTACGACACCGTCAGTATCAATCCGGGGCAATACGAAAACCGGGTATTTAAAGCCATGAACGGCGACGAACCCTTGCAAATGATGTTCGAGCAGTATCAAACCGAACAAAAATTTGGGGTGGTGGTGATGTCCCAGGTGTTGGAGCATCTGTTGCAGCCGGATAGCGCCATCAAAAAAGTGGCGGGCTTGTTGGTCAACGGCGGTGTTTATGCCTGCGCGGTGCCCAATTTCAATTCGTTTCTGGTCAAGCTGTTGGGTACCCGGGACAACGCCTGTTTATGGGTGCCCGAGCACGTCAATTACTTTACCGAGAACGGTTTGCGGCACTTGTTGGCGCGGCACGGTTTGGAAATTATCAAAGTCGAACAGGTCACCCGCATCCGGCCTGATGCCTTATCGAAACGCCTGAAACTGTCGGGCCGGCCGGCCGCGTTGCTGGATGACTTGGTTAAGCGCATACAGCAGCCTTTTGCCGGCATCATGAATGGTCTGGGGTTGGGAATTTATATCAATGTGTACGCGGTTAAAACAGCATGA
- a CDS encoding glycosyltransferase family 2 protein translates to MLTVAILTYNEAGNLPRCLAAIPDRYPILIVDSGSSDATLTIAREHGCRIYSNPWPGFAEQRNFAMNQCDVETPWLLFVDADECYPADFYQQFDSGVLPLEDIDVLMVPSILYLREKRLNHAPGYPIYHPRLVRRETVRFVRNHTGHGEAVIDSCRIAYGELPYLHYFYHGEIIEWMHKHVDKAAQEVQLKPTAGAVMTTRGRLSVLLGRSWLRVLARFLYHYLFRAGFLDGRAGLEFALMFTWYEATIYLQAKAARQARRKV, encoded by the coding sequence ATGTTGACGGTGGCGATTTTGACCTATAACGAAGCCGGAAATTTGCCGCGTTGTCTGGCGGCGATTCCGGACCGCTATCCGATCCTCATCGTCGACTCCGGCAGTAGCGACGCTACGCTGACTATCGCCCGGGAACACGGCTGCAGGATTTACAGCAATCCCTGGCCCGGTTTTGCCGAGCAGCGCAATTTCGCCATGAATCAATGCGATGTTGAAACGCCCTGGCTGCTATTCGTGGATGCCGACGAATGCTATCCGGCCGATTTTTACCAACAATTCGACAGTGGCGTTTTGCCGTTGGAAGACATAGACGTGTTGATGGTGCCGTCGATTTTGTACTTGCGCGAAAAACGCCTGAATCACGCGCCGGGTTATCCGATTTATCACCCGCGTCTGGTACGGCGGGAAACCGTCCGCTTCGTGCGCAACCATACCGGCCACGGCGAAGCGGTGATCGACAGTTGCCGGATCGCTTACGGCGAACTGCCTTATCTGCATTATTTCTACCACGGCGAGATTATCGAGTGGATGCATAAACATGTGGATAAAGCCGCGCAGGAAGTACAGCTCAAGCCCACTGCGGGTGCTGTCATGACTACGCGCGGCCGCTTGAGCGTGCTGCTTGGACGTTCCTGGCTGCGGGTGCTGGCCAGGTTTCTATATCACTACCTGTTCCGGGCCGGCTTTTTGGACGGTAGGGCCGGTTTGGAGTTTGCGTTGATGTTTACTTGGTACGAAGCCACTATTTATCTGCAGGCGAAAGCCGCGCGGCAGGCAAGGAGAAAAGTATGA
- a CDS encoding NYN domain-containing protein yields the protein MALPIEIKKFAVLIDADNAQASAIESVLAEIARYGFVTSKRCYGDWTQPNSNSWKTLLLSHAIQPIQQFAYTKGKNATDSAMIIDAMDLLYTGNFDGFCIISSDSDFTKLATRLRESGMEVYGFGKKTTPEPFRVACNKFIYTEVLMNNAESIESSENTVQTSYNKQADNDKQSNAPIFQSTEIKENKSELSELKSLFREAFDKNEDDGWAYLADIGSYIQRVKPDFDARNYSVGKKLSSLVKTLDYIEIENRNGLIYVKFKDPN from the coding sequence ATGGCGTTACCGATCGAAATTAAAAAATTCGCAGTACTTATTGATGCCGACAACGCACAAGCCAGCGCCATTGAATCTGTATTGGCTGAAATCGCACGTTACGGTTTTGTAACATCTAAAAGGTGTTATGGCGACTGGACTCAACCAAATTCCAACAGCTGGAAAACGCTGCTTTTAAGTCATGCCATCCAACCTATTCAACAATTTGCCTATACAAAAGGAAAGAACGCCACGGATTCCGCGATGATAATTGATGCGATGGATTTGTTGTACACGGGAAATTTTGATGGCTTTTGCATAATTTCCAGCGACAGCGATTTCACTAAGCTGGCAACTCGGCTGCGAGAATCCGGAATGGAAGTATATGGCTTTGGAAAGAAGACGACTCCCGAGCCATTCAGAGTGGCGTGTAACAAATTCATTTATACAGAAGTATTGATGAACAATGCTGAGTCAATTGAATCTTCTGAAAACACAGTACAAACATCGTATAACAAGCAAGCTGATAATGATAAACAATCTAACGCTCCAATTTTCCAATCCACTGAAATTAAAGAGAATAAATCTGAATTATCAGAACTGAAATCATTGTTTAGGGAAGCATTTGATAAAAATGAAGACGATGGCTGGGCTTACTTGGCCGATATTGGAAGCTATATTCAAAGAGTAAAACCGGATTTTGATGCCAGAAATTATTCCGTGGGAAAAAAATTAAGTTCACTGGTTAAAACACTTGACTATATCGAGATAGAAAACCGCAACGGGTTAATCTATGTCAAGTTCAAAGACCCAAATTAG
- a CDS encoding O-antigen ligase family protein, with the protein MRIRLEKDLPVLLFALVCASTVAALPQVESAWKGVKEIYGEQDFGLRILREAMLLLLILYMFLEPRLRRGVFAGSILTFLAVIASYVLLEVAYALYLDLPLVVPVAGLRVFEYLPLALIGFAVSRLGAGDYVLIRFAQYLRYFMVLQLVLAIMQALWAPPLFGVSFLGGGRPFGTFVSPNLFGATMATCALVFAVVPGMRNWLAVSVFLALLSGSRTAFISSLLVVFFQVYAALRPRDRWALIMPAPMLAVAALLLASSPMLSGRDDADPTQDGRIDLWQRVFADYVHDPVDLMFGWGLGLSSNTINILFGAEHFRGQFDSDSLYLFLLNGYGLLGLLAYLVFMWMSTRMSVHAHKGLVMMFIFVAGLTFNMWEYFPQNALLMFLWGLVLGADRKPIAPPVMPQTFAAPLYRQRWS; encoded by the coding sequence ATGCGGATTCGTCTGGAAAAAGACTTGCCGGTCTTGCTATTCGCGTTGGTGTGCGCTTCCACGGTTGCGGCGCTGCCGCAAGTGGAGTCGGCCTGGAAGGGCGTCAAGGAAATATACGGTGAGCAGGATTTCGGTTTGCGCATCCTGCGGGAAGCCATGCTGCTGCTGTTGATACTGTATATGTTTTTGGAACCCCGCTTGCGGCGGGGGGTATTTGCCGGCTCCATTCTGACGTTTCTGGCCGTGATTGCCAGTTATGTGCTGTTGGAAGTGGCGTATGCGCTGTATCTGGACTTGCCGTTGGTGGTGCCGGTGGCGGGACTGCGGGTATTCGAATATCTGCCGCTGGCCTTGATCGGCTTTGCCGTCAGCCGGCTGGGGGCGGGCGATTACGTACTGATCCGGTTCGCGCAGTATCTGCGTTATTTCATGGTGTTGCAGCTGGTGTTGGCGATTATGCAAGCCTTGTGGGCGCCGCCATTGTTCGGGGTGTCTTTTCTGGGCGGCGGCCGGCCGTTCGGCACCTTTGTCAGCCCTAATTTATTCGGTGCCACCATGGCGACTTGCGCGCTGGTGTTTGCAGTGGTTCCCGGCATGCGCAACTGGCTGGCCGTTAGTGTGTTTTTGGCTTTGTTGAGCGGTTCGCGCACGGCGTTTATCAGCTCGCTGCTGGTGGTGTTTTTTCAGGTTTACGCGGCGTTGCGGCCGCGCGACCGCTGGGCTTTGATCATGCCGGCGCCGATGTTGGCGGTTGCGGCGTTGTTATTGGCTTCCAGCCCGATGCTGAGCGGGCGCGACGATGCCGATCCGACGCAGGACGGCCGTATCGATCTGTGGCAGCGGGTGTTTGCCGATTACGTGCACGATCCCGTGGATTTGATGTTCGGCTGGGGCTTGGGTTTGAGTTCCAACACCATCAATATTCTGTTTGGCGCCGAGCATTTTCGGGGGCAATTCGATTCGGACAGTTTGTATTTGTTTTTACTGAATGGTTACGGTTTGCTGGGCTTGCTGGCATACCTAGTGTTTATGTGGATGTCGACAAGGATGTCCGTCCACGCCCATAAAGGGCTGGTCATGATGTTTATTTTCGTGGCCGGTCTCACTTTTAATATGTGGGAGTATTTCCCGCAAAATGCCCTGCTGATGTTTTTATGGGGTTTGGTACTGGGTGCCGATCGCAAACCGATCGCGCCGCCGGTGATGCCGCAAACCTTTGCCGCGCCGCTCTACCGGCAGCGTTGGTCGTAA
- a CDS encoding glycosyltransferase family 2 protein: MKISLVLATLGRDVELLDLLKSLIFQTYRDFELIVIDQNTDGRIDPILERFQQCLDIRHIKVDFTGNAKARDYGIALARGQIIAFPDDDCVYDKDVLEQVVIEFVKRRRLAILVVGSYDFSDTRFSIGVNSRKARYFSRLNMMGVEFTQFFALDRVDRRQFYLDHDFGIGSKYSGAEGFELLYRLLRAGNQAFYTPNIKIHHANKDHYSLGTARMLKYSTGIGAYIRKFANQHDLFIGYYILRKMLVAPVLKMLLAMLTFNAGKLAYSFYNLVGIWRGFIAYGRGGANFKA; encoded by the coding sequence ATGAAAATTTCACTGGTATTGGCTACTTTGGGCCGGGACGTGGAGTTGTTGGATCTGTTGAAGTCGTTGATCTTTCAAACCTATCGGGATTTCGAATTAATCGTTATCGATCAAAACACCGACGGCAGGATAGACCCTATTCTGGAACGTTTCCAACAATGCCTGGATATCAGGCATATCAAGGTGGATTTCACCGGCAACGCCAAGGCCAGGGATTACGGTATTGCGTTGGCGCGGGGCCAAATTATCGCCTTTCCGGATGACGATTGCGTTTATGACAAAGACGTCCTGGAACAAGTGGTTATCGAGTTCGTCAAGCGGCGGCGGCTGGCTATTCTGGTGGTGGGATCTTACGACTTTTCCGATACCCGCTTCAGCATAGGCGTCAACAGTCGTAAGGCCCGCTATTTTTCGCGGCTGAACATGATGGGCGTGGAGTTTACCCAGTTCTTTGCGCTGGACCGGGTCGATCGCCGGCAGTTTTATCTGGACCACGATTTCGGTATCGGCTCGAAATATTCCGGGGCCGAAGGCTTCGAATTGTTGTACCGCTTGTTGCGCGCCGGCAATCAGGCCTTTTACACGCCGAACATCAAAATCCACCATGCCAATAAGGATCATTACAGTCTGGGCACGGCGCGGATGTTGAAGTATTCCACCGGTATCGGTGCCTACATCCGCAAATTCGCCAATCAACACGATCTGTTCATCGGTTATTACATTTTACGCAAGATGCTGGTGGCGCCGGTGCTGAAAATGCTGTTGGCCATGCTGACCTTTAATGCCGGCAAGTTGGCGTATTCGTTCTACAACCTGGTCGGGATTTGGCGCGGGTTTATCGCATACGGAAGAGGTGGCGCGAATTTCAAGGCTTAG